The following coding sequences lie in one Xanthomonas hyacinthi genomic window:
- a CDS encoding NAD-dependent epimerase/dehydratase family protein → MTVLVTGAAGFVGAYTCRALAARGETVVGLDNYNDYYDPQLKRDRVAALCPQVDIRPLDLTDRDGLTALFDEICPERVVHLAAQAGVRYSLQNPYAYVDSNLVGFVNVLELCRHRGVQHLAYASSSSVYGDSATPPFSEDQRIDQPRSLYAATKAANELMAYTYAQLYGLRATGLRFFTVYGPWGRPDMAPLLFSRAVLAGRPIEVFNHGRMRRDFTFVADIVAGVLGALDHPSSEAVPHRVFNLGNHTPVELERFIGVIEAAAGRAAEKVYRPMQPGDMVETMADTARAHAAFGFDPSTPIEVGLPQVVQWCRDYFGAAA, encoded by the coding sequence ATGACGGTGCTGGTCACCGGCGCAGCCGGCTTCGTCGGCGCCTACACCTGCCGTGCGCTGGCCGCGCGCGGCGAGACGGTGGTGGGGCTGGACAACTACAACGACTACTACGACCCGCAGCTCAAGCGCGACCGCGTCGCTGCGCTGTGCCCGCAGGTCGATATCCGCCCGCTCGACCTGACCGACCGCGACGGCCTGACCGCGCTGTTCGACGAGATCTGTCCCGAACGCGTGGTGCATCTGGCCGCGCAGGCGGGCGTGCGCTATTCGTTGCAGAACCCCTACGCCTACGTCGACAGCAACCTGGTCGGTTTCGTCAACGTGCTGGAGCTGTGCCGGCATCGCGGCGTGCAGCACCTGGCCTACGCGTCGAGCAGCTCGGTGTACGGCGATTCGGCGACGCCGCCGTTTTCCGAAGACCAGCGCATCGACCAGCCGCGCTCGCTGTACGCGGCGACCAAGGCCGCCAACGAGCTGATGGCCTACACCTATGCGCAGTTGTACGGCCTGCGCGCCACCGGCCTGCGCTTCTTCACCGTGTACGGCCCGTGGGGCCGGCCGGACATGGCGCCGCTGCTGTTCAGCCGCGCGGTGCTGGCCGGGCGCCCGATCGAGGTGTTCAACCACGGGCGCATGCGCCGCGACTTCACCTTCGTCGCCGACATCGTCGCCGGCGTGCTCGGCGCGCTCGACCACCCGTCCAGCGAGGCCGTGCCGCACCGCGTGTTCAACCTGGGCAACCACACCCCGGTCGAACTGGAGCGCTTCATCGGCGTGATCGAGGCCGCCGCCGGCCGCGCCGCCGAGAAGGTGTACCGGCCGATGCAGCCGGGCGACATGGTCGAGACGATGGCCGATACGGCGCGCGCGCACGCGGCGTTCGGCTTCGATCCGAGCACGCCGATCGAGGTCGGGCTGCCGCAGGTGGTGCAGTGGTGCCGCGATTATTTCGGCGCCGCGGCCTGA
- a CDS encoding XVIPCD domain-containing protein: MANSSPQLEAAIAQFASQQGVSADQVAQLRSAITADATLLRQFDQEAQAGHLRGFALQGANVTTPNLAGTYDIQSGVVTLPAASFQPSATTASSDLKATLQVQQMSVEFGHSTYQDAARNSHPVTQDMLENLQSTINGSPVLADEIKKVATAIAPGEHRAQIESFGFVGPGAAAGGTYDGNNRSMNLPPLGLQTRSASNPQGGFNEKDMTFVLGHEIQHSFNHPAKTQATADFLRDIGTQAQAREPIHDYTDEVRAYIQAGRDDEAKAEIAGWNALLSSEKQSNPNSGLAAMYQTRNDRVLDFVERDNATRAINPKPGLSFNQDGTLSQTPGNIAAMGQHYFDRPSPNYAQPGQRPVSIGEHKDHAGNLQPTADYPNDYGTWAVEQIAQAEDRANVTFQGARPRVNIDMAGLGLREDLIENEGLDLSRDKTPRPYYDSSQTPPALHHFDHTQDGSVSPAQDHPYVPATAAAPAATPFGPDDPAHPDHAMLEQIRSGVRRIDEGVGKPYDAISECVSRSLLAACKDNREAYPNAGNHSLAENALGRVDHVLMGKTGNIFAVEGALDDPAHKRAHVSIEQAIQTPVEQSDAKLQVANQAIAQERQMAQQQELSRSINDPSQGGPTR; encoded by the coding sequence GTGGCAAACTCCAGTCCACAACTCGAAGCCGCGATCGCACAGTTCGCCAGCCAACAAGGCGTCAGCGCTGACCAGGTGGCACAGCTGCGCTCGGCAATCACCGCCGACGCCACATTGTTGCGGCAATTCGATCAAGAAGCGCAGGCAGGACACTTGCGTGGCTTCGCCCTTCAAGGCGCGAACGTTACGACACCGAACCTGGCAGGCACCTACGACATCCAGAGCGGCGTAGTGACGCTGCCGGCAGCAAGCTTCCAACCTTCTGCAACGACAGCGAGCAGCGACTTGAAGGCGACATTGCAAGTCCAGCAGATGTCGGTCGAGTTCGGTCACAGCACGTACCAGGATGCCGCAAGGAACAGCCATCCTGTTACGCAGGACATGCTCGAAAATTTGCAGTCCACCATCAACGGCTCGCCGGTCCTGGCCGATGAGATCAAGAAGGTGGCGACGGCGATTGCCCCGGGGGAACACCGCGCACAGATCGAGAGCTTTGGATTTGTCGGCCCGGGTGCCGCCGCGGGCGGCACTTATGATGGCAACAACAGGTCGATGAACTTGCCGCCGCTTGGATTGCAAACGAGGTCTGCCAGCAATCCTCAAGGCGGATTCAATGAGAAGGACATGACATTCGTGCTAGGGCACGAGATTCAGCACAGCTTCAATCATCCAGCAAAGACCCAGGCGACGGCCGATTTCTTGCGCGATATTGGTACGCAAGCCCAGGCTAGAGAGCCGATTCACGACTATACAGACGAGGTGCGTGCTTACATCCAGGCTGGAAGAGATGATGAAGCCAAGGCCGAGATTGCCGGATGGAATGCATTGTTGAGCAGTGAGAAGCAGAGCAACCCAAATTCCGGCCTCGCCGCAATGTATCAGACCCGCAACGATCGCGTTCTGGATTTTGTCGAGAGAGACAATGCGACACGCGCGATAAATCCAAAGCCTGGCCTTTCGTTCAATCAGGACGGCACTCTCTCGCAGACGCCGGGCAACATAGCCGCGATGGGCCAGCACTACTTCGATCGCCCGTCGCCAAATTACGCCCAACCCGGCCAGCGTCCCGTTAGCATCGGCGAACACAAGGACCATGCCGGCAACCTCCAGCCCACAGCGGACTACCCCAACGACTACGGCACGTGGGCGGTGGAGCAGATCGCGCAGGCAGAGGACCGGGCCAATGTGACCTTCCAGGGCGCTAGGCCCAGGGTCAACATCGACATGGCCGGCCTTGGATTGAGGGAAGACCTGATCGAGAACGAGGGCCTGGACCTAAGCCGCGACAAGACGCCCCGGCCCTATTACGACAGCAGCCAGACGCCGCCGGCGCTGCATCATTTCGACCACACCCAGGATGGCAGCGTCAGCCCCGCACAGGACCATCCCTACGTACCAGCCACCGCCGCCGCGCCCGCTGCCACTCCGTTCGGGCCAGACGATCCAGCCCACCCCGACCACGCCATGCTGGAACAGATCCGCAGCGGCGTGCGCAGGATCGACGAGGGCGTCGGCAAGCCCTACGACGCGATCAGCGAATGCGTCAGCCGCAGCCTGTTGGCCGCTTGCAAGGACAACCGTGAGGCCTACCCCAACGCGGGCAACCATTCGCTCGCCGAGAACGCGCTGGGCCGCGTCGATCATGTGTTGATGGGCAAGACCGGCAACATCTTCGCCGTGGAAGGCGCACTGGACGATCCCGCGCACAAACGCGCGCATGTGTCGATCGAACAGGCCATCCAGACGCCGGTCGAACAGTCGGACGCGAAACTACAAGTGGCCAATCAAGCCATCGCCCAAGAGCGGCAAATGGCTCAGCAGCAAGAGCTGTCGCGCAGCATCAACGATCCCAGCCAGGGCGGGCCTACCCGGTAA
- a CDS encoding lipid-A-disaccharide synthase N-terminal domain-containing protein, with protein sequence MEAHFLNEPIQALYWTGLHVTGWKLIGYVGALMFGGRWLVQFVASKRAGKPVIPRLFWYMSVVGSLMTLSYFLFSAKQDSVGVLQNLFPAFTAVYSLYLDIKHRGWHRDRASH encoded by the coding sequence ATGGAAGCGCACTTCCTCAACGAACCGATCCAGGCGCTGTACTGGACCGGGCTGCACGTCACCGGCTGGAAGCTGATCGGCTACGTCGGCGCGCTGATGTTCGGCGGCCGCTGGCTGGTGCAGTTCGTCGCCTCCAAGCGCGCCGGCAAGCCGGTGATCCCGCGCCTGTTCTGGTACATGAGCGTGGTCGGCAGCCTGATGACGCTGAGCTACTTCCTGTTCTCGGCCAAGCAGGACTCGGTCGGCGTGCTGCAGAACCTGTTCCCCGCCTTCACCGCGGTCTACAGCCTGTACCTGGACATCAAGCACCGCGGCTGGCACCGGGATCGCGCCTCGCATTGA
- a CDS encoding glycosyltransferase family 2 protein, producing MSQPSLSVVVPVFNERDNVPPLVAEISAALRGVTDFEIVYVDDHSRDDTLAVLDALKASVPELRVLHHVSQSGQSTAVRNGVKAARGTWIATLDGDGQNDPADIPRLLAARAAAAAQVKLFAGWRVSRQDSGSKRWASKWANAIRARMLRDDTPDTGCGIKLFEREAFLDLPYFDHMHRYLPALMQRAGWQTLSVPVNHRHRTSGVSKYNNLNRALVGIRDLRGVAWLIARSRRTVVQER from the coding sequence ATGAGCCAGCCTTCCCTTTCCGTCGTCGTCCCGGTGTTCAACGAGCGCGACAACGTGCCGCCGCTGGTCGCCGAGATCAGCGCCGCGCTGCGCGGCGTGACCGACTTCGAGATCGTCTATGTCGACGATCATTCGCGCGACGATACCCTGGCGGTGCTGGACGCGCTGAAGGCGAGCGTGCCGGAGCTGCGGGTGCTGCACCATGTCAGCCAGAGCGGGCAGAGCACCGCAGTGCGCAACGGGGTCAAGGCTGCGCGCGGGACCTGGATCGCCACCCTCGACGGCGACGGCCAGAACGACCCGGCCGACATCCCCAGGCTGCTCGCCGCGCGCGCCGCGGCCGCCGCGCAGGTCAAGCTGTTCGCCGGCTGGCGCGTGTCGCGGCAGGACTCGGGCAGCAAGCGCTGGGCTTCCAAGTGGGCCAACGCGATCCGCGCGCGCATGCTGCGCGACGACACCCCCGACACCGGCTGCGGCATCAAGCTGTTCGAGCGCGAAGCGTTCCTGGACCTGCCGTACTTCGACCACATGCATCGCTACCTGCCGGCGCTGATGCAGCGCGCCGGCTGGCAGACCCTGAGCGTGCCGGTGAACCATCGCCACCGCACCTCGGGCGTGTCCAAGTACAACAACCTCAACCGCGCGCTGGTCGGCATCCGCGACCTGCGCGGCGTGGCCTGGCTGATCGCGCGCAGCCGCCGCACCGTCGTCCAGGAGCGCTGA
- a CDS encoding M61 family metallopeptidase translates to MSVPAIPSPRRARLALALGVSLAFAGTAAAQTVRTPDVPAPQDTPYPGRIALQVDAGDVRQGIYRVLETIPVAPGRLTLQYPQWIPGDHSPSGPVAMLAGLTLTANGAPLAWRRDTFDVYTFHVDVPAGVSAIEASFQYLSPRDDGFEMTDKILQLEWNKLALSPAGHYTHGISVVPSVTLPAGWQFGTALETATQSGASTTFKPVDFETLVDSPIYAGRYFKRVDLTPPGGAPVHLDIVADAPASLQITPAQLQAHRNLAVQALKLFGAHHYDHYDFLFSLSDVLGGNGLEHHQSSENGLEADYFSAWADNAPDRDLLAHEYTHSWNGKFRRPADLWTPTFNLPMGDSLLWVYEGQTQYWGYVLTARAGMWTPQQFRDALAMTAANYDRNREGFQWRSLEDTTNDPTAAHRAPLPYRSWQMSEDYYSGGQMLWLAVDAKLRALSHGRKSLDDFAKAFFGVNDGSHTVRTYSFDDVVTALNGVAVFDWAGYLAPRVDGVNPPLLEGLQASGWKLVYTDQPSAFEKQYDSRHQSARHRYNFAWSLGLVMNDDASINDVVWDGPAFKAGISTGATLLAVNGQDYTREALKQAIAEARGGTAPIVLTLKFQGGVRSVEVNYHGGLQYPHLVRVDGTPDSLSQIIAARR, encoded by the coding sequence ATGTCCGTCCCAGCCATTCCTAGCCCCCGCCGCGCCCGCCTGGCGCTGGCCCTGGGCGTTTCCCTGGCATTCGCAGGTACAGCCGCCGCGCAGACCGTGCGTACGCCCGACGTGCCGGCGCCGCAGGACACGCCGTATCCGGGCCGCATCGCGCTGCAGGTGGATGCCGGCGACGTGCGCCAGGGCATCTACCGGGTGCTCGAAACCATTCCGGTCGCGCCCGGGCGGCTGACCCTGCAGTATCCGCAGTGGATCCCCGGCGACCATTCGCCCAGCGGGCCGGTGGCGATGCTGGCCGGGCTGACCCTCACCGCCAACGGCGCGCCGCTGGCCTGGCGCCGCGACACCTTCGATGTCTATACCTTCCATGTGGACGTGCCGGCGGGCGTGTCCGCGATCGAGGCCAGCTTCCAGTATCTGTCGCCGCGCGACGATGGCTTCGAGATGACCGACAAGATACTGCAGCTGGAGTGGAACAAGCTGGCGCTGTCTCCGGCCGGCCACTACACGCATGGCATCAGCGTGGTGCCCAGCGTCACCCTGCCGGCAGGCTGGCAGTTCGGCACGGCGCTGGAGACCGCCACCCAGTCCGGCGCCAGCACCACGTTCAAGCCGGTGGATTTCGAAACGCTGGTCGATTCACCGATCTACGCCGGCCGCTATTTCAAGCGCGTGGATCTCACCCCGCCGGGCGGCGCGCCGGTGCATCTGGACATCGTCGCCGATGCGCCGGCGTCCCTGCAGATCACGCCCGCGCAGCTGCAGGCGCACCGCAACCTGGCCGTGCAGGCGCTGAAGCTGTTCGGCGCGCACCACTACGACCACTACGATTTCCTGTTCTCGCTGTCCGACGTGCTCGGCGGCAACGGCCTGGAGCACCACCAGTCCAGCGAGAACGGGCTGGAGGCGGACTACTTCAGCGCCTGGGCCGACAACGCCCCCGACCGCGATCTGCTGGCGCACGAGTACACGCACTCCTGGAACGGCAAGTTCCGCCGCCCGGCCGATCTGTGGACACCCACCTTCAACCTGCCGATGGGCGATTCGCTGCTATGGGTCTACGAAGGGCAGACCCAGTACTGGGGCTATGTGCTGACCGCGCGCGCCGGGATGTGGACGCCGCAGCAGTTCCGCGATGCGCTGGCGATGACCGCGGCCAACTACGACCGCAACCGCGAAGGCTTCCAGTGGCGTTCGCTGGAGGACACCACCAACGATCCCACCGCCGCGCATCGCGCGCCGCTGCCGTACCGTAGCTGGCAGATGAGCGAGGACTACTACAGCGGCGGGCAGATGCTGTGGCTGGCGGTGGACGCCAAGCTGCGCGCGCTCAGCCACGGCCGCAAGTCGCTGGACGATTTCGCCAAGGCCTTCTTCGGCGTGAACGATGGCAGCCACACGGTCAGGACCTACAGCTTCGACGACGTGGTGACCGCCCTGAATGGCGTGGCCGTGTTCGACTGGGCCGGCTACCTCGCACCACGCGTGGATGGGGTGAACCCGCCACTGCTGGAAGGGCTGCAGGCCAGCGGCTGGAAGCTGGTCTATACCGACCAGCCGAGCGCGTTCGAGAAGCAGTACGACAGCCGCCACCAGTCGGCGCGCCACCGCTACAACTTCGCCTGGTCGCTGGGCCTGGTGATGAACGACGACGCCAGCATCAACGACGTGGTCTGGGACGGCCCCGCGTTCAAGGCCGGCATCAGCACCGGCGCCACGCTGCTGGCGGTCAACGGCCAGGACTACACGCGCGAGGCGCTCAAGCAGGCCATCGCCGAGGCCAGGGGCGGCACCGCGCCGATCGTGCTGACGCTGAAGTTCCAGGGCGGGGTGCGCAGCGTGGAGGTGAACTACCACGGCGGCCTGCAATACCCGCACCTGGTGCGGGTGGATGGCACGCCGGACAGCTTGAGCCAGATCATCGCGGCGCGGCGCTGA
- a CDS encoding REP-associated tyrosine transposase encodes MEPCKGYRALRTGRCTETGRIYLVTTVTCERQRLFEDWRCAWAAAACLSNPATWDCARLLCWVLMPDHWHGLLQLEGGGALSSVMHKAKGRAARAVNLARGRGGTVWMPGFHDHALRHERDILPSARHIVANPLRAGLVRSVAEYPYWDAAWLGAAKRQAR; translated from the coding sequence ATGGAACCCTGCAAAGGCTATCGCGCGCTGCGTACCGGGCGTTGCACCGAAACCGGCCGCATCTACCTGGTGACCACAGTGACCTGCGAACGCCAGCGCCTGTTCGAGGACTGGCGCTGCGCCTGGGCTGCCGCGGCCTGTCTTTCCAACCCGGCTACCTGGGATTGCGCACGGTTGCTGTGCTGGGTACTGATGCCCGATCACTGGCATGGATTGCTCCAACTCGAAGGGGGCGGTGCATTGTCGAGCGTCATGCACAAGGCCAAGGGCAGGGCGGCCAGGGCAGTGAACCTGGCACGTGGCCGCGGCGGGACGGTGTGGATGCCGGGCTTCCACGATCATGCGCTGCGCCACGAGCGAGACATCTTGCCGAGTGCGCGCCATATCGTCGCCAATCCGCTGCGTGCGGGGCTGGTGCGCAGCGTCGCCGAGTATCCGTATTGGGACGCGGCCTGGCTGGGTGCGGCGAAGCGGCAGGCGCGCTGA
- a CDS encoding ParB/RepB/Spo0J family partition protein — MSAKPPALGAKKRGLGRGLEALLGPKGGAPAPAPDAAAQPGESLRQLPVGQLQPGKYQPRQEMDEGKLQELAESIKAQGVIQPIVARELAPGRFEIVAGERRWRASQLAGLSAVPVVVRELDDRTVIAMALIENIQREDLNPLEEAQALQRLIDEFALTHAEAAEAVGRSRAAVSNLLRLLELPPAIRALLEAGRLEMGHARALLTLSPDLASRLAADAADQGWSVREVEHRAQQFAAGKVPSNRKAKPGRVAPQADIASLETELSESLGTKVAIAHGRGGKGKLVIHYTDLDTLDGVLERLRGKVG, encoded by the coding sequence ATGAGCGCCAAGCCTCCCGCCCTCGGAGCGAAGAAGCGCGGCCTGGGCCGCGGCCTGGAAGCGCTGCTGGGGCCGAAGGGCGGCGCGCCCGCGCCGGCGCCCGACGCCGCGGCGCAGCCCGGCGAGAGCCTGCGCCAGCTGCCGGTCGGCCAGCTGCAGCCGGGCAAGTACCAGCCGCGCCAGGAGATGGACGAGGGCAAGCTGCAGGAATTGGCCGAGTCGATCAAGGCGCAGGGCGTGATCCAGCCGATCGTGGCGCGCGAACTGGCGCCGGGCAGGTTCGAGATCGTCGCCGGCGAACGCCGCTGGCGCGCCTCGCAGCTGGCCGGGCTGAGCGCCGTGCCGGTGGTGGTGCGCGAACTCGACGACCGCACCGTCATCGCCATGGCGCTGATCGAGAACATCCAGCGCGAGGACCTCAACCCGCTGGAGGAAGCGCAGGCGCTGCAGCGGCTGATCGACGAATTCGCGCTGACCCACGCCGAGGCCGCCGAAGCGGTGGGCCGCTCGCGCGCCGCGGTGTCCAACCTGCTGCGCCTGCTCGAGCTGCCGCCTGCGATCCGCGCGCTGCTCGAGGCCGGGCGCCTGGAGATGGGCCATGCGCGCGCGCTGCTGACCCTGTCGCCGGACCTGGCCAGCCGCCTGGCCGCCGACGCCGCCGACCAGGGCTGGTCGGTGCGCGAGGTCGAGCACCGCGCGCAGCAGTTCGCCGCCGGCAAGGTGCCCAGCAACCGCAAGGCCAAGCCTGGCCGCGTCGCGCCGCAGGCCGACATCGCCTCGCTGGAGACCGAACTGTCCGAATCGCTGGGCACCAAGGTCGCCATCGCCCACGGCCGCGGCGGCAAGGGCAAGCTGGTGATCCACTACACCGACCTGGACACGCTCGACGGCGTGCTGGAGCGGCTGCGCGGCAAGGTCGGCTGA
- a CDS encoding sugar O-acetyltransferase: MLSEKDKMLAGEPYRPGDAQLQAEQAAAKAWMLRYNAALAEAPARRRDLLAERLGAVGRGAVVRAPFHCDYGYNIHLGEDVFLNFNCVILDVCRVSIGDGTQIGPAVQLYAADHPRDAAQRAAGLEFGRPLTIGRNVWIGGGAIVLPGVTIGDDALIGAGSVVTRDVAAGARVAGNPARPLAPHPSAI, translated from the coding sequence ATGCTTAGCGAGAAAGACAAGATGCTGGCCGGCGAACCGTATCGCCCGGGCGATGCACAGTTGCAGGCCGAACAGGCCGCGGCCAAGGCGTGGATGCTGCGCTACAACGCGGCGTTGGCCGAAGCGCCTGCGCGTCGGCGCGACTTGCTGGCCGAGCGGCTGGGCGCGGTCGGGCGCGGGGCGGTGGTGCGGGCGCCGTTCCATTGCGACTACGGTTACAACATCCACCTGGGCGAGGACGTGTTCCTCAACTTCAATTGCGTGATCCTGGATGTCTGCAGGGTCAGCATCGGCGACGGCACCCAGATCGGGCCGGCGGTGCAGCTGTATGCGGCCGATCATCCGCGCGATGCGGCGCAGCGCGCGGCCGGGCTGGAATTCGGGCGGCCGCTGACGATCGGCCGCAACGTGTGGATCGGCGGCGGGGCGATCGTGCTGCCCGGGGTGACGATCGGCGACGATGCGCTGATCGGGGCCGGCAGCGTGGTCACCCGCGATGTGGCGGCCGGCGCGCGCGTGGCCGGCAATCCGGCGCGGCCGTTGGCGCCGCATCCGTCCGCAATTTGA
- a CDS encoding universal stress protein, with protein MYQRILIAIDGSELSAKGLQQGLALAARLGAEVDVVTVSEPWAMGMYDAMGWSVGYEATPEYRQEREEGAQKILAPALAAAEATGVIAHGCHVLDRYAAEGIIDIATSQRSDLIVMTSHGRRGMSRALLGSQTAEVLARSQVPVLVIR; from the coding sequence ATGTACCAGCGCATCCTGATTGCAATCGATGGTTCCGAATTGTCCGCCAAGGGCCTGCAGCAGGGCCTGGCGCTGGCCGCCAGGCTCGGTGCGGAAGTGGATGTGGTCACTGTGTCCGAGCCCTGGGCGATGGGCATGTACGACGCGATGGGCTGGAGCGTGGGCTACGAGGCCACGCCCGAGTACCGGCAGGAGCGCGAGGAGGGGGCGCAGAAGATCCTGGCGCCGGCGCTGGCCGCTGCCGAGGCCACCGGGGTGATCGCGCATGGCTGCCATGTGCTCGATCGCTACGCGGCCGAGGGCATCATCGACATCGCCACGTCGCAGCGCAGCGATCTGATCGTGATGACCTCGCACGGGCGCCGCGGCATGAGCCGGGCGCTGCTCGGCAGCCAGACCGCCGAGGTGCTGGCGCGCAGCCAGGTGCCGGTGCTGGTGATCCGCTGA